A genomic window from Paraburkholderia phytofirmans OLGA172 includes:
- the cydB gene encoding cytochrome d ubiquinol oxidase subunit II, translating to MDVTVAWAAIIALGLFMYVVLDGFDLGIGIVFPFFPDEKERDLMMNTVAPVWDGNETWLVLGGAALFAVFPVVYSTVLSALYLPLIFMLVCLIFRGVSFEIRAKATRTKHLWDLAFIGGSAGATFFQGIVLGAFLQGIPVIDGGYAGDAFGWLTPFSLLTGLGLVITYALLGCCWLVAKTEGDLQRRLHRVVWPLTLVLLGFIAMVSLWTPLQDPNIAQRWFHDNLFYRLLPVPFLVAVCAFFMHRAVRARHHNTPFVLALLLVLLGYAGLLVSLWPYAIPSSMTLWEAAAPRSSQMFTLVGAAVILPVIIAYTTMGYWVFRGKVRHDDQHHYH from the coding sequence ATGGACGTAACCGTAGCGTGGGCCGCGATCATCGCGCTGGGCCTATTCATGTACGTGGTGCTCGACGGCTTCGATCTGGGCATCGGCATCGTCTTCCCGTTCTTCCCCGATGAGAAAGAACGCGACCTGATGATGAACACCGTCGCGCCCGTGTGGGACGGCAACGAAACCTGGCTGGTGCTGGGTGGCGCCGCGCTGTTCGCCGTGTTTCCGGTGGTCTACTCGACCGTGCTGTCCGCGCTGTATCTGCCGCTGATCTTCATGCTCGTGTGCCTGATTTTCCGCGGCGTGTCGTTCGAGATTCGCGCCAAGGCCACACGCACGAAACATCTGTGGGATCTGGCGTTCATCGGCGGCTCGGCGGGCGCGACGTTCTTTCAGGGCATCGTGCTGGGCGCGTTCCTGCAAGGCATCCCGGTGATCGACGGCGGCTATGCGGGCGACGCCTTCGGCTGGCTTACGCCGTTCAGTCTGCTGACAGGCCTCGGTCTGGTTATCACCTATGCGCTGCTCGGCTGCTGCTGGCTGGTCGCGAAGACCGAAGGCGATCTGCAACGCCGCCTGCATCGCGTGGTGTGGCCGCTGACGCTCGTGCTGCTCGGGTTCATCGCAATGGTCAGCCTGTGGACGCCGCTGCAAGATCCGAATATCGCGCAACGCTGGTTCCACGACAACCTGTTCTACCGTCTGCTGCCGGTGCCATTCCTCGTGGCGGTGTGCGCATTCTTCATGCACCGCGCGGTGCGTGCGCGGCATCACAACACGCCGTTCGTGCTGGCGCTTCTGCTGGTGCTGCTCGGTTACGCCGGCCTGCTAGTGAGCCTGTGGCCGTATGCGATTCCGTCGAGCATGACGCTCTGGGAAGCCGCCGCGCCGCGCTCGAGCCAGATGTTCACGCTAGTCGGCGCAGCGGTGATTCTGCCGGTCATCATCGCCTATACGACGATGGGTTATTGGGTATTTCGTGGCAAGGTGCGTCATGACGACCAACATCACTATCACTAA